The following coding sequences are from one Microtus pennsylvanicus isolate mMicPen1 chromosome 1, mMicPen1.hap1, whole genome shotgun sequence window:
- the LOC142856540 gene encoding ribonuclease P protein subunit p29-like yields MKAVIYRAFPHKEAREHDVQKLETQWAEAFVRAFLKRTIPHLSQQDCESHLQRKAVVLEYFTHQKPKQKKKSKGLSSKQRRDMRLFDFSPEQQRYSLFLPLHELWKQYIRDLCNGLKPDTQPQMIQAKLLKADLHGAIISVTKSKCPSYVGVTGILLQETKHVFKIITKEDRLKVIPKLNCVFTIEIDGFISYIYGSNFQLQSSERSAKKFKVKGTIDL; encoded by the exons CTGTGATTTACCGTGCATTTCCTCACAAAGAAGCCAGAGAGCATGATGTGCAG AAGCTAGAAACCCAGTGGGCTGAGGCCTTTGTGAGGGCCTTCCTGAAGCGGACCATCCCTCATTTGAGCCAGCAAGACTGTGAGAGCCATCTGCAGCGCAAGGCTGTGGTCTTGGAATACTTCACTCACCAGAAGCCAAAGCagaagaagaaatccaaaggcCTCTCTTCCAAACAGAGGAGAGACATGAGGCTCTTTGACTTTAGCCCAGAGCAACAGAG ATAcagtctcttcctccctctgcatgAACTCTGGAAGCAGTACATCCGTGACCTGTGCAACGGGCTCAAGCCAGACAC GCAGCCACAGATGATTCAAGCGAAACTCCTGAAGGCGGATCTTCACGGTGCTATTATTTCAG TGACAAAATCCAAGTGCCCCTCCTATGTGGGGGTCACAGGAATCCTCCTGCAGGAGACCAAGCATGTCTTCAAGATCATCACCAAAGAAGACCGACTGAAAG TTATCCCCAAGCTAAATTGTGTGTTCACCATAGAAATTGATGGCTTCATTTCCTACATTTATGGAAGCAACTTCCAGCTTCAGTCAAGTGAGAGATCTGCCAAGAAGTTCAAAGTAAAGGGAACAATTGACCTGTGA